A DNA window from Polyangiaceae bacterium contains the following coding sequences:
- the gcvH gene encoding glycine cleavage system protein GcvH, with the protein MSANQEVKVDRKYTKDHEWAKQDGDQWLVGITAFAVDQLGDITLVSLDIKVGDKVEAHKAFGTIESVKTLSDLYAPVSGTIARINDALENSPELINDDCWEQGWMVAIVPSNFDAEKGNLMEPDAYRQHVEETAH; encoded by the coding sequence ATGAGCGCAAATCAAGAAGTCAAGGTCGACCGCAAGTACACCAAGGATCATGAATGGGCGAAGCAGGATGGCGACCAGTGGCTGGTTGGGATCACGGCTTTCGCCGTCGATCAACTCGGCGACATCACGCTCGTGAGCTTGGACATCAAGGTGGGAGACAAGGTGGAAGCGCACAAGGCCTTCGGCACCATCGAGAGCGTGAAGACCCTCAGTGACCTCTATGCCCCGGTGAGTGGCACCATCGCACGCATCAATGACGCCCTCGAGAACAGCCCCGAGCTCATCAACGATGACTGCTGGGAACAGGGCTGGATGGTGGCGATCGTGCCGAGCAACTTCGATGCGGAAAAGGGGAACCTGATGGAGCCCGACGCCTACCGCCAGCACGTCGAGGAGACTGCCCATTGA